A single Roseinatronobacter monicus DNA region contains:
- a CDS encoding glutamate racemase has protein sequence MAVGVFDSGLGGLTVLGALSARLPEVPFVYLGDNAHTPYGVRDAEDIYTLTTAGVERLWEEGCDLVILACNTASAAALKRMQETWVPADKRVLGVFVPLIEALTERQWGDNSPPREVAVKHVALFATPATVSSRAFQRELAFRAIGVDVEAQPCGGVVDAIEQGDMQLAEALVHSHVEALLRRMPRPQAAVLGCTHYPLVEHAFREALGPSVDVYSQPDLVAASLDDYLKRRPEMLGAGQSSLFLTTGDPVNVARKATQFLRRQIAFQTA, from the coding sequence ATGGCAGTAGGTGTATTCGATTCGGGGCTGGGTGGCCTGACCGTGCTGGGCGCGCTCAGCGCACGGCTGCCCGAGGTGCCCTTCGTCTATCTAGGCGACAATGCCCACACGCCCTACGGCGTGCGCGACGCCGAAGACATCTACACCCTGACCACCGCCGGGGTTGAACGGCTGTGGGAGGAGGGTTGCGATCTGGTGATCCTTGCGTGCAACACCGCGTCCGCCGCCGCCCTTAAGCGGATGCAGGAAACATGGGTGCCCGCTGACAAGCGTGTGCTTGGCGTCTTTGTCCCCCTGATCGAGGCGCTGACCGAACGCCAATGGGGCGACAATTCCCCCCCCCGCGAAGTCGCCGTCAAGCATGTGGCGCTGTTTGCGACCCCTGCGACAGTGTCCAGCCGTGCCTTCCAGCGCGAACTGGCCTTCCGCGCCATTGGTGTCGATGTCGAGGCGCAGCCTTGTGGCGGTGTGGTCGATGCGATTGAACAGGGCGATATGCAACTGGCCGAAGCGCTGGTCCATTCCCATGTCGAGGCGCTTTTGCGCCGCATGCCGCGCCCGCAAGCGGCTGTGCTGGGCTGCACGCATTATCCGTTGGTGGAACATGCGTTCCGCGAAGCGCTTGGGCCATCGGTAGATGTCTATTCGCAGCCCGATCTTGTCGCGGCCAGCCTTGACGATTACCTCAAACGCCGCCCCGAAATGCTGGGCGCAGGCCAGAGCAGCCTGTTTCTGACGACAGGCGATCCGGTCAATGTCGCGCGCAAGGCCACGCAGTTTCTGCGACGACAGATCGCCTTTCAGACGGCCTGA
- the argC gene encoding N-acetyl-gamma-glutamyl-phosphate reductase, with amino-acid sequence MTKTIAILGASGYTGAELVRLISTHPDLKITALTGERKAGQPMAQVFPFLRHLDLPDLCRIEEVDFAGIDLAFCALPHATSQAVIKELPRDLKIVDLSADFRLRDPGDYEKWYGKPHAAPELQREAVYGLTEFYRDDIRAARLVAGTGCNAATGQYILRPLIEAGVIDLDRIILDLKCGVSGAGRALKENLLHAELSEGTQAYAVGGTHRHLGEFDQEFSALAGRPVHIQFTPHLVPLNRGILATAWVDGDAARLHEVLQARYCAESMICVLPFGTTPSTHDVRGSNFVHIGVVGDRVPGRALVVAALDNLCKGSSGQAIQNANLMLGLEETAGLMGAPLFP; translated from the coding sequence ATGACCAAGACTATCGCCATACTCGGGGCTTCCGGCTATACGGGCGCGGAACTCGTCCGGCTGATTTCGACGCATCCTGACCTGAAGATCACGGCCTTGACGGGCGAGCGCAAAGCTGGCCAACCTATGGCGCAGGTCTTTCCATTTTTGCGCCATCTTGACCTGCCCGATCTGTGCCGGATTGAAGAGGTTGATTTCGCAGGCATTGATCTGGCCTTTTGCGCGCTGCCACATGCGACCTCTCAGGCGGTGATCAAAGAGTTGCCGCGCGATCTGAAAATCGTGGACCTGTCCGCCGATTTCCGGCTGCGCGATCCGGGTGACTATGAAAAATGGTATGGCAAGCCCCATGCCGCGCCAGAGTTGCAGCGCGAGGCCGTGTATGGCCTGACCGAATTTTACCGCGATGATATCCGTGCCGCGCGGCTGGTTGCGGGCACGGGCTGCAATGCCGCGACCGGGCAGTATATCCTGCGCCCGCTGATCGAGGCGGGCGTGATTGATCTGGACCGCATCATTCTGGACCTGAAATGCGGGGTCAGCGGGGCAGGGCGCGCATTGAAGGAAAACCTGCTGCATGCGGAACTGTCCGAGGGCACGCAGGCCTATGCCGTGGGCGGCACGCACCGGCATCTGGGCGAGTTCGATCAGGAGTTCAGCGCATTGGCTGGCCGTCCTGTTCATATCCAGTTCACCCCGCATCTGGTGCCGCTTAATCGCGGTATTCTGGCCACAGCATGGGTCGATGGGGACGCTGCGCGCCTTCACGAAGTTTTGCAGGCCCGGTATTGCGCTGAATCAATGATTTGCGTGCTACCTTTTGGCACAACACCCTCGACTCATGATGTGCGCGGTTCAAATTTCGTGCATATCGGGGTCGTTGGGGATCGTGTGCCCGGTCGGGCATTGGTGGTGGCTGCATTGGACAACCTGTGCAAAGGCTCCAGCGGGCAGGCCATCCAGAATGCGAACCTGATGCTGGGACTGGAGGAGACGGCAGGTCTGATGGGCGCGCCGCTCTTTCCGTGA
- the ccmE gene encoding cytochrome c maturation protein CcmE codes for MKSLKKTRRIQIIAVAAVALTLSTLLIGYAMRDGINFFRSPSQIMAEPPAPTEVFRIGGLVVPGSIVRGQSDTVRFHVTDGPATVEVHFRGILPDLFSENEGMVGTGRLVDGVFQASEILAKHDEQYMPREVMEALQAQGEWHGPDPQSLPEPQR; via the coding sequence ATGAAAAGCCTTAAGAAAACACGCCGTATTCAGATTATCGCGGTCGCTGCCGTGGCACTGACGCTGTCCACATTGCTGATCGGTTACGCAATGCGTGACGGGATCAACTTCTTCCGCTCGCCCTCGCAGATCATGGCGGAACCGCCAGCCCCGACCGAAGTGTTTCGCATCGGCGGGCTGGTTGTCCCCGGCTCGATCGTGCGCGGCCAATCCGACACAGTCAGATTTCACGTGACCGATGGCCCTGCGACGGTCGAGGTGCATTTCCGTGGCATCCTGCCGGACCTGTTCAGCGAGAATGAAGGGATGGTCGGCACCGGTCGTCTGGTCGACGGTGTGTTTCAGGCCAGCGAGATTCTTGCCAAACATGACGAGCAATATATGCCGCGCGAGGTCATGGAAGCGTTGCAAGCGCAAGGTGAATGGCATGGGCCAGACCCGCAAAGCCTGCCAGAGCCGCAAAGATGA
- a CDS encoding enoyl-CoA hydratase-related protein, translating into MEYETLLARLEGGVGIITLNRPEVMNALNKQMRAELTHALKDFGARARVLVLTGSGRAFCSGQDLGDGGNAAQIDLERTLREEYEPMLRAIYDAPVPVIAAVNGSAAGAGANLALAADVVIAAQSASFIQAFSRIGLIPDAGGTWFLPRQIGFARAMGAMLFAEKFSAQQAADWGMIWEAVADDSFEEAWMARARTLAEGPTVAYRNIRKALRTSLANTLDAQLALEANLQAEAGKTRDFQEGVLAFLEKRPARFEGR; encoded by the coding sequence ATGGAATACGAGACGCTGCTTGCCCGCCTTGAGGGCGGCGTAGGAATTATCACCCTCAACCGCCCCGAGGTTATGAACGCGCTCAACAAGCAGATGCGCGCGGAGTTGACCCATGCGCTGAAAGACTTTGGTGCGCGCGCACGTGTTCTGGTGCTGACAGGCAGTGGTCGGGCGTTTTGTTCCGGGCAGGATCTGGGCGATGGGGGCAATGCGGCACAGATTGATCTGGAACGCACCCTGCGCGAAGAATACGAGCCGATGTTGCGGGCCATCTATGACGCGCCCGTACCTGTGATCGCGGCGGTCAACGGCTCTGCCGCAGGTGCGGGGGCCAATCTGGCGCTGGCAGCGGATGTGGTGATCGCGGCGCAATCGGCCAGTTTCATTCAGGCGTTCAGCCGGATCGGGCTGATACCTGATGCGGGCGGCACATGGTTCCTGCCCCGCCAGATCGGCTTTGCCCGCGCGATGGGGGCAATGCTGTTTGCCGAGAAGTTTTCCGCACAACAGGCCGCCGACTGGGGCATGATCTGGGAAGCAGTCGCCGATGACAGCTTTGAGGAAGCGTGGATGGCCCGCGCGCGCACCTTGGCCGAGGGGCCAACTGTCGCCTATCGCAATATCCGCAAAGCCCTGCGCACCAGCCTTGCCAACACACTTGACGCACAACTGGCACTCGAGGCCAATTTGCAAGCCGAAGCCGGCAAGACCCGCGACTTTCAGGAAGGGGTGCTGGCCTTTCTGGAAAAGCGCCCTGCAAGGTTTGAGGGCCGCTGA
- a CDS encoding cytochrome c-type biogenesis protein, translating to MFRLLLASLLIALASPSWAVQPDEILDDPVLESRARDISAGLRCLVCRNESIDESNAELARDMRLLVRERLVEGDSDPEVLSFIVDRYGEYVLLRPTTDGANIILWVAAPVLFVIAMLSAGLYLRRRETAPEPSSGGLSDDEQKRLKELLKD from the coding sequence ATGTTTCGCCTGCTCCTAGCAAGTTTGCTGATCGCACTGGCCAGCCCGTCATGGGCGGTGCAACCCGATGAAATACTGGATGATCCGGTGCTGGAATCGCGTGCGCGCGATATTTCTGCAGGGTTGCGCTGTCTGGTCTGCCGCAACGAATCCATCGACGAATCCAATGCGGAGCTGGCACGCGACATGCGCCTGCTGGTGCGCGAAAGACTGGTCGAAGGCGACAGCGACCCAGAGGTGCTGTCCTTTATCGTGGACCGCTACGGCGAATACGTGTTGCTGCGCCCCACCACTGACGGGGCCAATATCATCCTGTGGGTCGCAGCGCCGGTTCTGTTCGTGATTGCGATGCTGTCGGCGGGGCTGTATCTGCGGCGGCGCGAAACTGCGCCAGAGCCTTCGTCAGGCGGGTTAAGCGACGATGAACAAAAGCGTCTGAAAGAACTTCTGAAAGACTGA
- a CDS encoding heme lyase CcmF/NrfE family subunit, whose translation MIIELGHFALILAFAVAMAQSIIPLVGAHKGWRDWMVVANPMATVQFLLVAFSYAALTYSFLVSDFSVKLVVDNSHTLKPLIYKISGVWGNHEGSLLLWVLILALFGASAAWFGGNLPASLQARVLAVQSAITAAFMAFTLFTSNPFTRLVSPPFDGTDLNPLLQDPGLAFHPPFLYLGYVGLSMAFSFAVAALIEGRVDAAWGRWVRPWTLAAWVFLTIGIATGSWWAYYELGWGGFWFWDPVENASLMPWLFAAALLHSAIVVEKRETLKSWTILLAILGFGFSLMGTFIVRSGLLTSVHAFAMDPERGVFILMILAAFMGGALTLFAIRAPVLEAKGVFATVSRESALVVNNVLLAVSSFVIFIGTMWPLVAEMLFDRVLSVGPPFFNMAFTPFMVALAMVLPIGAMLPWKRGNLSRTLRPLWGLAAFSVAMGAVTWALQTGNSPLVPVGLALGLWVVLGAMADVWARTGRGGLGNRLKRLGRLPRADWGKCTAHTGFGVSMFAVAALVGWESEDIRVVQIGESFDKGGYTLTLTSVDRVQGPNYVSTMGTLEAHRDGRLITTLQPEKRFYPIAGMPTTEAAIDYKIHRDLYITLGDPQDNGGWAVRTYIKPFANWLWFGCFLMALGGIFSLSDRRYRIAAGADRTRTDAVPAE comes from the coding sequence ATGATTATAGAACTTGGACACTTCGCTCTGATTCTGGCCTTTGCTGTGGCAATGGCGCAATCCATAATTCCGCTGGTGGGCGCCCATAAAGGGTGGCGCGACTGGATGGTCGTGGCCAATCCGATGGCCACGGTCCAGTTCTTGCTGGTGGCGTTCAGCTATGCCGCGCTGACCTATTCTTTTCTGGTGTCGGATTTCTCGGTCAAGCTGGTTGTGGACAATTCGCACACGCTCAAGCCGCTGATCTACAAGATTTCCGGCGTCTGGGGGAACCATGAGGGGTCTTTGCTGCTCTGGGTTCTGATTCTGGCGCTGTTTGGCGCGTCGGCGGCGTGGTTTGGCGGCAATCTGCCCGCCTCGCTGCAAGCGCGGGTTCTGGCTGTGCAATCGGCCATCACCGCTGCCTTCATGGCGTTTACGCTGTTCACGTCCAACCCGTTCACACGGCTGGTCAGCCCGCCCTTTGACGGGACCGACCTGAACCCGCTGTTGCAAGACCCCGGCCTCGCGTTTCATCCGCCGTTTCTGTATCTGGGCTATGTCGGCCTTTCGATGGCGTTCAGCTTCGCAGTTGCGGCCCTGATTGAAGGGCGCGTTGATGCGGCATGGGGGCGCTGGGTGCGGCCCTGGACGCTGGCGGCATGGGTGTTTCTGACCATCGGCATCGCAACCGGTTCGTGGTGGGCGTATTACGAACTCGGCTGGGGCGGGTTCTGGTTCTGGGACCCGGTCGAGAATGCCAGTCTGATGCCGTGGCTGTTTGCCGCCGCCCTGTTGCATTCCGCCATCGTGGTGGAAAAGCGCGAAACCCTGAAAAGCTGGACAATCCTGCTGGCGATCCTTGGTTTCGGCTTCTCGCTTATGGGCACATTCATCGTGCGCTCTGGGCTGCTGACCTCGGTGCATGCCTTCGCAATGGACCCTGAACGCGGGGTATTCATTCTGATGATCCTTGCGGCCTTTATGGGTGGTGCGCTGACATTGTTTGCCATCCGCGCGCCTGTGCTAGAGGCGAAGGGCGTCTTTGCCACTGTCAGCCGCGAGTCGGCGCTGGTGGTCAATAATGTCCTTTTGGCAGTCTCAAGCTTCGTGATCTTCATCGGAACCATGTGGCCGCTGGTGGCGGAAATGCTGTTCGACAGGGTTTTGTCGGTCGGTCCGCCCTTCTTCAACATGGCCTTCACCCCGTTCATGGTGGCACTGGCAATGGTGTTGCCGATCGGGGCGATGTTGCCGTGGAAGCGCGGAAACCTGTCGCGCACATTGCGCCCGCTTTGGGGGCTTGCGGCCTTTTCTGTGGCGATGGGCGCCGTGACATGGGCGTTGCAAACCGGCAACTCACCGCTTGTGCCCGTGGGTCTGGCGCTGGGGCTGTGGGTTGTGCTTGGGGCGATGGCGGATGTCTGGGCCAGAACCGGACGCGGGGGCTTGGGTAACCGGCTGAAGCGGCTGGGCCGTTTGCCGCGCGCCGATTGGGGCAAGTGCACAGCGCATACCGGGTTTGGGGTGTCGATGTTTGCCGTAGCGGCACTGGTCGGCTGGGAATCCGAGGATATTCGGGTTGTCCAGATCGGCGAGAGTTTCGACAAGGGCGGCTATACACTGACCCTGACCTCTGTCGACCGTGTGCAAGGGCCGAACTATGTCTCGACCATGGGCACGCTGGAGGCACATCGTGATGGTCGCCTGATCACCACCTTGCAGCCGGAGAAACGCTTTTATCCGATCGCAGGTATGCCCACGACCGAAGCGGCGATTGACTATAAAATCCACCGCGACCTGTATATCACCCTTGGTGATCCACAGGATAACGGGGGCTGGGCCGTGCGCACCTATATCAAACCCTTCGCCAACTGGCTGTGGTTTGGGTGTTTCCTGATGGCCTTGGGCGGTATTTTCAGCCTGTCAGACCGGCGCTACAGGATTGCAGCGGGCGCAGACCGCACCCGCACAGATGCGGTGCCGGCGGAATGA
- a CDS encoding AAA family ATPase, protein MTQDCSSIETVQALLSGQSYIADRALSTVVFLALSLKRPIFLEGEPGTGKTEIAKAIATGLGRQLIRLQCYEGLDASSAVYEWNFAAQMIAIRAAEATGAGPGLRDSLFGPEFLIERPLLQAMRPQPGGAPVLLIDEIDRTDEPFEAFLLEALSEYQVTIPELGAIKAAEPPIVILTSNRTREVHDALKRRCLYHWVDYPDFKRELEILSARAPEASDTLSREVVAFVQRLRNEDLFKKPGVAETIDWAKCLLALDVLELSPEVISDTLGAILKYQDDIARLQGMEAKKILDEARQSLEPA, encoded by the coding sequence ATGACGCAAGATTGCTCAAGCATCGAGACTGTGCAGGCGCTGCTGTCCGGCCAATCCTATATTGCGGACCGTGCACTTTCGACCGTGGTGTTCCTCGCGCTCAGCCTCAAGCGTCCCATCTTTCTGGAGGGGGAACCGGGCACCGGCAAGACCGAAATCGCCAAGGCCATTGCCACAGGCCTCGGGCGTCAGTTGATCCGGTTGCAATGCTATGAGGGGCTTGATGCGTCCTCGGCGGTCTATGAATGGAACTTCGCTGCCCAGATGATCGCCATTCGTGCGGCTGAAGCGACCGGCGCGGGCCCCGGTCTGCGCGACAGCCTGTTTGGTCCCGAATTCCTGATCGAGCGCCCGCTTTTGCAGGCCATGCGCCCCCAGCCCGGTGGCGCGCCTGTCCTGCTGATCGACGAGATCGACCGCACGGACGAGCCGTTTGAGGCGTTCTTGCTGGAGGCCCTCTCGGAATATCAGGTCACCATCCCCGAATTGGGTGCCATCAAGGCGGCCGAGCCCCCCATCGTCATTCTGACCTCGAACCGCACGCGCGAGGTGCATGACGCGCTCAAGCGCCGCTGCCTGTATCACTGGGTCGATTATCCCGACTTCAAGCGGGAACTCGAAATCCTGTCGGCCCGCGCACCCGAAGCCTCGGACACGCTGTCGCGCGAAGTGGTGGCGTTCGTGCAGCGGCTGCGCAATGAAGATCTGTTCAAGAAACCCGGTGTGGCCGAAACCATCGACTGGGCGAAATGCCTGCTGGCGCTGGATGTGCTGGAACTCTCGCCCGAGGTGATCTCAGACACATTGGGCGCGATCCTGAAATATCAGGATGACATTGCCCGTCTTCAGGGCATGGAGGCGAAAAAGATCCTTGATGAAGCGCGCCAATCTCTGGAACCTGCATGA
- a CDS encoding vWA domain-containing protein: protein MARYTDLDIPEDGKLVDNITHFARALRRAGLPIGPGRVQAAIEAVAVAGFDRKPDFYWVLHAVFVNRPEERQVFNQIFQLYWRDPRYLEHMMSMMLPAIRNVAEQKAAEAAAKRAAEALLDGAEAPDLPQGGDETENTEIEIDASQTASSDERLRSLDFEQMSTQEAAQARRMLARLSLPVKPLATRRLRADFRGRKPDWRGTLRAAIRQGGEVTKLHHRRPVTRWPALVVLCDISGSMSQYSRMVLHFVHAVANRQGQGWSKVHAFTFGTRLTNITRHLRTRDVDAALNAAGAEAQDWQGGTRIGGCLRSFNVDWTRRVLGQGAVVLLISDGLDRDDPALLAREMERLHLSSKRLIWLNPLLRWDSFAPRARGVRAMLPHVDAFRAAHSIASIEALAEAISDPQDRGEKARLMAMLND, encoded by the coding sequence ATGGCGCGCTACACCGATCTGGACATCCCCGAAGATGGCAAACTGGTTGACAATATAACCCATTTTGCGCGTGCGCTGCGCCGCGCGGGCCTGCCCATCGGACCGGGGCGTGTCCAAGCCGCGATCGAGGCAGTGGCGGTGGCGGGGTTTGACCGCAAGCCGGATTTCTACTGGGTATTGCATGCGGTTTTCGTCAATCGCCCCGAAGAGCGGCAGGTTTTCAATCAGATTTTCCAGCTCTATTGGCGCGATCCGCGCTATCTGGAACATATGATGTCGATGATGCTGCCAGCCATCCGCAATGTTGCCGAGCAGAAAGCCGCCGAGGCTGCGGCCAAACGTGCTGCCGAAGCGCTTCTGGACGGGGCCGAGGCACCGGATCTGCCGCAGGGTGGCGATGAGACGGAGAATACCGAAATCGAGATCGACGCCTCGCAAACCGCATCCAGCGATGAGCGTCTGCGCAGTCTTGATTTTGAGCAGATGTCCACGCAAGAGGCCGCGCAGGCGCGGCGTATGCTGGCGCGTCTGTCGCTGCCGGTCAAACCCCTCGCCACGCGCCGCCTGCGCGCTGATTTTCGGGGCCGCAAACCGGATTGGCGCGGCACATTGCGCGCGGCCATCCGGCAGGGGGGCGAGGTCACGAAACTGCACCACCGCCGCCCCGTCACGCGCTGGCCTGCGCTGGTGGTGCTGTGCGACATCTCAGGTTCTATGTCGCAATATTCGCGTATGGTGTTGCATTTCGTCCATGCTGTGGCCAATCGGCAGGGGCAGGGCTGGTCGAAGGTTCACGCCTTCACCTTTGGCACAAGGCTGACCAATATCACCCGCCATCTGCGCACCCGCGATGTCGATGCCGCGCTGAATGCCGCCGGAGCCGAGGCGCAGGACTGGCAGGGGGGCACGCGCATCGGCGGCTGTTTGCGCAGCTTCAATGTGGATTGGACGCGCCGTGTGTTGGGGCAGGGGGCGGTGGTGCTGCTGATCTCGGACGGGCTGGACCGCGACGACCCCGCCTTGCTCGCACGCGAAATGGAGCGGCTGCACCTGTCTTCCAAGCGCCTGATCTGGCTGAACCCGCTTCTGCGCTGGGACAGTTTCGCGCCGCGCGCACGTGGCGTGCGCGCCATGCTGCCCCATGTGGACGCTTTTCGTGCCGCCCATTCCATCGCGTCAATCGAGGCTTTGGCCGAAGCGATTTCCGACCCGCAGGACCGGGGCGAGAAAGCGCGCCTGATGGCAATGCTGAACGATTGA
- a CDS encoding antibiotic biosynthesis monooxygenase family protein, giving the protein MQISATNDEQTVISTFEMTPGTCTDVLEALQDAYDKVIRHQPGFRGAAIHVNDAQTRISTYSRWRERADFQAMLRTSEMRARNRAIAVQCARFEPVMYEVAATYAAE; this is encoded by the coding sequence ATGCAGATCAGCGCAACCAATGACGAGCAGACAGTCATTTCCACATTCGAGATGACACCGGGCACCTGCACCGATGTGCTCGAAGCCTTGCAGGATGCTTATGACAAGGTGATCCGCCACCAGCCGGGATTTCGGGGTGCCGCGATCCATGTCAATGATGCCCAGACGCGCATTTCCACCTATTCGCGGTGGCGCGAGCGGGCAGATTTTCAGGCCATGCTGCGCACATCAGAGATGCGCGCGCGCAACCGCGCCATTGCCGTGCAATGCGCGCGCTTCGAGCCGGTGATGTATGAGGTCGCCGCGACCTATGCGGCGGAGTAG
- the thpR gene encoding RNA 2',3'-cyclic phosphodiesterase — translation MRVFLGLELPAHIRSHLVLQQFLLPVKRKLPPESFHITLVFLGEAEMAQLEALDEALTRLEVPDFSVQVSGLGLYGKSKPHNLHACVAPAPQLMALQQKLMRLARVAGFAPEARRYSPHVTLSYLRPGSFNQAELEAAVARDATFRTEAFEVSEIALFRSHLRADGAQYDVLERYPLSAQGRDVKQ, via the coding sequence ATGCGTGTCTTTCTTGGGCTGGAATTGCCCGCGCATATCCGCAGTCATTTGGTGCTGCAACAGTTTCTGCTGCCGGTGAAGCGCAAGCTGCCGCCCGAGAGTTTCCACATCACGCTGGTCTTTCTGGGGGAGGCGGAGATGGCCCAGCTAGAGGCGCTGGATGAAGCGCTGACGCGGCTGGAAGTGCCTGATTTTTCCGTTCAGGTTTCAGGGCTTGGCCTGTATGGCAAGTCAAAACCGCATAACCTGCACGCCTGTGTTGCTCCGGCCCCTCAATTGATGGCGCTCCAGCAAAAGCTGATGCGGCTGGCGCGTGTCGCGGGCTTTGCGCCCGAAGCGCGGCGCTACAGCCCGCATGTCACCCTGTCCTATTTGCGTCCCGGCAGTTTCAATCAGGCGGAACTGGAAGCCGCTGTCGCGCGCGACGCGACGTTTCGCACCGAGGCGTTTGAGGTCAGTGAAATCGCCCTGTTCCGGTCGCATCTGCGCGCTGATGGTGCGCAATACGATGTGTTGGAGCGCTACCCATTGTCCGCGCAGGGGCGCGATGTGAAGCAATAG
- a CDS encoding M48 family metallopeptidase — MRVENGIAILQGTPEIAVVLRRSGQARRLSLRVSGLDGRVTLTLPKSLRLQDALEFLQERESWLRAAVTRVPEISPVGIGREIMLHGKIVRIMQGAGPRLGVEGAQLLVPPDPTGTRTALRVATYLKASARAALVPASERYAAALGRPIAAIALRDTRSRWGSCTAQGRLMYSWRLIMAPPEVLHYVAAHEVAHLEHMDHSRNFWACVAQLMPEYKQHRHWLRDNGALLHSYCFTSRPCADNG, encoded by the coding sequence ATGCGGGTCGAGAACGGAATCGCCATTTTGCAAGGAACACCCGAGATTGCAGTGGTGTTGCGCCGTTCCGGTCAGGCCCGCAGGCTGAGTTTGCGGGTATCGGGCCTTGACGGGCGGGTCACACTGACACTGCCCAAAAGCCTGCGGTTGCAAGACGCGCTGGAATTCCTGCAAGAGCGCGAAAGCTGGTTGCGCGCCGCAGTCACCCGCGTTCCAGAGATAAGCCCCGTCGGGATCGGCCGCGAAATCATGCTGCATGGCAAGATCGTGCGAATCATGCAAGGGGCCGGCCCACGCCTTGGCGTCGAGGGCGCACAGCTTCTGGTCCCGCCGGACCCGACCGGCACCCGCACCGCGCTGCGCGTCGCCACCTATCTCAAGGCCAGCGCGCGTGCTGCACTCGTGCCCGCCTCTGAACGCTATGCCGCAGCCCTTGGACGGCCCATCGCCGCGATTGCGCTGCGCGACACGCGCTCGCGCTGGGGGTCATGCACGGCACAAGGACGGCTGATGTATTCATGGCGGCTGATCATGGCCCCGCCGGAGGTGCTGCATTATGTCGCCGCCCATGAAGTGGCGCATCTCGAACACATGGACCATTCGCGCAACTTCTGGGCCTGCGTGGCGCAACTGATGCCCGAATATAAGCAACACCGGCACTGGCTGCGCGACAATGGTGCGCTGCTGCACAGCTATTGCTTCACATCGCGCCCCTGCGCGGACAATGGGTAG
- a CDS encoding TIGR02300 family protein, protein MSNPEWGVKRVCPETGKRFYDLNNSPIISPYTGKVVPLDSNDRRDDVTTAPLKSKAAPAKEEDDLLVDDEDAVEVDDELLEDDDEDTVALDDLADVASDDDD, encoded by the coding sequence ATGTCCAATCCAGAATGGGGCGTTAAGCGCGTCTGCCCTGAAACCGGCAAACGGTTTTATGACCTGAACAACTCTCCGATCATCAGCCCCTACACGGGCAAGGTGGTTCCACTCGACAGCAATGATCGTCGTGACGACGTGACCACAGCCCCCCTCAAATCCAAGGCAGCCCCTGCCAAGGAAGAGGATGATCTGCTGGTTGACGATGAAGATGCGGTCGAAGTCGATGATGAACTGCTGGAAGATGACGACGAAGATACCGTCGCGCTGGATGATCTGGCCGATGTCGCATCGGATGATGACGACTGA
- the thiD gene encoding bifunctional hydroxymethylpyrimidine kinase/phosphomethylpyrimidine kinase, with the protein MVPIALTIAGSDSGGGAGIQADLKTFSALGVYGASVITALTAQNTRAVTMVEPATPAMITAQIDAVFDDLDVRALKLGMLGGPEAIATVAQRVQGRGVPIVLDPVMVAKSGDRLLPPEALEALRQQLLPLAALVTPNLPEAADLLGTTQATSEAEMAEQGHALRAMGADAVLMKGGHGTGEICVDLLIEGGATTRLTARRHITRNTHGTGCTLSAAIAAGFAQGLPLGAAVARAHAYLQGAILAADDLRVGSGHGPVHHFHKVWAHD; encoded by the coding sequence TTGGTTCCCATCGCATTGACCATCGCAGGCTCTGATTCGGGCGGCGGCGCAGGTATTCAGGCCGATTTGAAGACATTTTCAGCATTGGGCGTTTATGGCGCGTCGGTGATTACGGCGCTGACAGCACAAAACACCCGCGCCGTCACGATGGTCGAGCCTGCAACCCCTGCCATGATCACGGCCCAGATTGATGCGGTATTCGATGATCTTGATGTGCGCGCGCTCAAGCTGGGGATGCTGGGCGGCCCCGAGGCGATAGCGACAGTCGCGCAGCGCGTGCAGGGGCGCGGGGTTCCCATTGTGCTGGACCCGGTGATGGTGGCCAAATCCGGCGACCGGCTGCTGCCGCCCGAGGCATTGGAGGCGCTGCGCCAGCAGCTTTTGCCCTTGGCCGCATTGGTGACCCCGAATCTGCCCGAGGCGGCGGATCTTTTGGGCACCACCCAAGCGACATCCGAGGCCGAGATGGCCGAGCAAGGCCATGCCCTGCGCGCTATGGGGGCCGACGCTGTGTTGATGAAAGGCGGGCATGGTACAGGGGAAATCTGTGTTGACCTGCTGATCGAGGGCGGTGCGACCACCCGTTTGACCGCCCGGCGTCATATCACCCGCAACACGCATGGCACAGGCTGTACGCTGTCCGCCGCGATTGCGGCCGGTTTTGCGCAAGGCCTGCCCTTGGGGGCGGCGGTGGCGCGCGCGCATGCCTATCTGCAAGGCGCGATCCTTGCGGCGGATGATCTGCGGGTCGGGTCGGGGCATGGCCCTGTGCATCATTTTCACAAGGTTTGGGCGCATGACTGA